From Hippoglossus stenolepis isolate QCI-W04-F060 chromosome 19, HSTE1.2, whole genome shotgun sequence, the proteins below share one genomic window:
- the lmbr1 gene encoding limb region 1 protein homolog isoform X1, with translation MEEDDVSIREQNFHSQVREYIICFLLFAVLYIVSYCIITRYKRKTDDHEDEDAVVNRISLYLCTFTLAVSGGAVFLLPFSIISSEILLSFPKNYYIEWLNGSLIHGLWNLVSLFSNLCLFVLMPFAYFFLESEGFAGSKKGIRGRILETFVMLFLLALLILGIVWVASALIDNDAASMESLYDLWEFYLPYLYSCISLMGGLLLLMCTPVGLSRMFTVMGQLLVKPTILEDLDEQIYCIHLQEEALQRRLNGSSSHTYTYTRGSITHQLNKELDNVRNQRNKLERRKKASGWEKNLLYPIVMLILLAGTTISVIMVALNILYLLVDETAMPKGSTDRGIANTSLSTFGVAQAVLEILLIFYLMVSSVVGFYSLRVFEGLTPRKDDTTMTTIIGCCVSILVLSSALPVMSRTLGITRFDLLGDFGRFNWLGNFYIVVSYNLLFAVVTTLCLVRKFTSAVREELLKALGLDKLQLSNSPTDPESGKLSANGHQKTL, from the exons ATGGAAGAAGACGATGTTTCTATCAGAGAGCAGAATTTCCACAGCCAAGTTCGAGAGTACATC atttgtttcctcctgtttgcaGTCCTTTACATCGTGTCCTACTGCATCATAACCAGATACAAGAGGAAGACTG ATGACCACGAGGATGAAGATGCTGTGGTCAACAGAATCTC ATTGTACTTGTGCACCTTCACCCTGGCAGTGTCGGGTGGTGCCGTCTTCCTCCTGCCTTTCTCAATCATTAGTAGTGAgatcctcctctccttccccaaAAACTATTACATTGAGTGGCTCAATGGCTCCCTCATCCATG GGCTGTGGAATCTGGTGTCACTGTTCTCCAACCTCTGCCTCTTCGTCCTGATGCCATTCGCTTATTTCTTCCTGGAATCTGAGGGATTTGCGGGATCGAAAAAG gGAATCAGGGGACGTATTCTTGAGACCTTTGTGATGCTCTTCCTGCTGGCTCTACTCATCCTGGGTATAGTGTGGGTGGCATCCGCACTCATTGACAATGATGCAGCCAGTATGGAGTCACTCTATG atCTTTGGGAATTCTACCTTCCATACCTCTACTCCTGCATATCTCTAATGGGAGGATTGCTTTTACTCA TGTGCACTCCAGTGGGATTGTCCAGGATGTTCACAGTCATGGGCCAGTTACTAGTAAAGCCAACA ATCCTGGAGGACCTGGATGAGCAGATTTACTGCATCCATTTGCAGGAGGAAGCCCTTCAGAGGAGATTAAACG gatCGTCCTCGCACACTTACACGTACACCAGAGGAAGCATTACTCACCAGCTCAACAAAGAATTGGACAACGTCAGAAATCAAAGGAATAAATTGG agagaagaaagaaagcatCAGGTTGGGAGAAGAACTTGTTGTATCCCATAGTGATGCTGATCCTGCTCGCAGGAACG acAATCTCAGTTATTATGGTGGCGCTGAACATCCTCTACCTTCTAGTGGATGAGACTGCCATGCCCAAGGGATCCACA GACCGAGGCATCGCGAACACCTCTCTATCCACGTTCGGTGTGGCTCAGGCGGTGCTGGAAATCCTCCTCATCTT CTACTTGATGGTGTCGTCTGTGGTTGGATTCTATAGCCTGCGGGTCTTTGAGGGACTCACTCCCAGGAAGGATGACACAACCATGACAACG ATCATTGGTTGCTGTGTGTCAATCTTGGTCCTGAGCTCAGCCCTGCCAGTGATGTCCAGGACTCTag GTATCACCAGGTTTGACCTCTTGGGAGACTTTGGGAGATTTAACTGGCTGGGAAACTTTTACATCGTCGTTTCTTACAACCTGTTGTTTGCAGTCGTGACAACACTTTGTCTGGTGAGGAAATTCACCTCAGCAGTACGGGAAGAGCTTCTGAAGGCTTTAG GTTTGGATAAATTGCAACTGTCAAACAGCCCCACGGACCCTGAATCTGGGAAGCTCTCGGCCAACGGGCATCAGAAAACTCTGTGA
- the lmbr1 gene encoding limb region 1 protein homolog isoform X2: protein MTTRMKMLWSTESRLWNLVSLFSNLCLFVLMPFAYFFLESEGFAGSKKGIRGRILETFVMLFLLALLILGIVWVASALIDNDAASMESLYDLWEFYLPYLYSCISLMGGLLLLMCTPVGLSRMFTVMGQLLVKPTILEDLDEQIYCIHLQEEALQRRLNGSSSHTYTYTRGSITHQLNKELDNVRNQRNKLERRKKASGWEKNLLYPIVMLILLAGTTISVIMVALNILYLLVDETAMPKGSTDRGIANTSLSTFGVAQAVLEILLIFYLMVSSVVGFYSLRVFEGLTPRKDDTTMTTIIGCCVSILVLSSALPVMSRTLGITRFDLLGDFGRFNWLGNFYIVVSYNLLFAVVTTLCLVRKFTSAVREELLKALGLDKLQLSNSPTDPESGKLSANGHQKTL from the exons ATGACCACGAGGATGAAGATGCTGTGGTCAACAGAATCTC GGCTGTGGAATCTGGTGTCACTGTTCTCCAACCTCTGCCTCTTCGTCCTGATGCCATTCGCTTATTTCTTCCTGGAATCTGAGGGATTTGCGGGATCGAAAAAG gGAATCAGGGGACGTATTCTTGAGACCTTTGTGATGCTCTTCCTGCTGGCTCTACTCATCCTGGGTATAGTGTGGGTGGCATCCGCACTCATTGACAATGATGCAGCCAGTATGGAGTCACTCTATG atCTTTGGGAATTCTACCTTCCATACCTCTACTCCTGCATATCTCTAATGGGAGGATTGCTTTTACTCA TGTGCACTCCAGTGGGATTGTCCAGGATGTTCACAGTCATGGGCCAGTTACTAGTAAAGCCAACA ATCCTGGAGGACCTGGATGAGCAGATTTACTGCATCCATTTGCAGGAGGAAGCCCTTCAGAGGAGATTAAACG gatCGTCCTCGCACACTTACACGTACACCAGAGGAAGCATTACTCACCAGCTCAACAAAGAATTGGACAACGTCAGAAATCAAAGGAATAAATTGG agagaagaaagaaagcatCAGGTTGGGAGAAGAACTTGTTGTATCCCATAGTGATGCTGATCCTGCTCGCAGGAACG acAATCTCAGTTATTATGGTGGCGCTGAACATCCTCTACCTTCTAGTGGATGAGACTGCCATGCCCAAGGGATCCACA GACCGAGGCATCGCGAACACCTCTCTATCCACGTTCGGTGTGGCTCAGGCGGTGCTGGAAATCCTCCTCATCTT CTACTTGATGGTGTCGTCTGTGGTTGGATTCTATAGCCTGCGGGTCTTTGAGGGACTCACTCCCAGGAAGGATGACACAACCATGACAACG ATCATTGGTTGCTGTGTGTCAATCTTGGTCCTGAGCTCAGCCCTGCCAGTGATGTCCAGGACTCTag GTATCACCAGGTTTGACCTCTTGGGAGACTTTGGGAGATTTAACTGGCTGGGAAACTTTTACATCGTCGTTTCTTACAACCTGTTGTTTGCAGTCGTGACAACACTTTGTCTGGTGAGGAAATTCACCTCAGCAGTACGGGAAGAGCTTCTGAAGGCTTTAG GTTTGGATAAATTGCAACTGTCAAACAGCCCCACGGACCCTGAATCTGGGAAGCTCTCGGCCAACGGGCATCAGAAAACTCTGTGA